A stretch of Halostagnicola kamekurae DNA encodes these proteins:
- the nadA gene encoding quinolinate synthase NadA, with product MVTMETAELETDLSLFKYDNLEQLPSRYRDLEEDERTERIEAALAELDDDVVILGHNYQRREIVEHADFVGDSYQLSKEAANADAEYVIFGGVTFMAESADIITDDDQTVILPSMEASCPMAGMAEALQVDAAWAKITEAAPDEDIIPITYMNSYADLKAFCASHGGLVCTSSNAHKAFEYAFEKGDKVLFLPDKHLGENTAHRLDMADETVEWDPWDPDGKDAAAVVDNDIILWNGYCQVHERFRVDHLEEVRESNPDAKVIVHPECRREVVEAADKAGSTATICETIENADPGDTWAIGTEIHLTNHLQRWHPEVNVVPLCGDACMDCNAMRQIDPNYLTWVLEELCAGRERNVIEVAPEEKEMAGLALERMLEI from the coding sequence ATGGTAACGATGGAAACCGCAGAGCTGGAAACCGACCTCAGTCTGTTCAAATACGACAACCTCGAACAGCTTCCATCGAGGTATCGGGATCTCGAAGAGGATGAGCGAACGGAGCGCATCGAAGCCGCGCTCGCGGAACTCGACGACGACGTGGTGATTCTCGGGCACAACTATCAGCGCCGAGAGATCGTCGAGCACGCCGATTTCGTCGGCGACTCCTACCAGCTATCGAAGGAAGCGGCGAACGCCGACGCCGAGTACGTGATCTTCGGCGGCGTCACGTTCATGGCCGAATCGGCGGACATCATCACGGACGACGACCAGACCGTCATCCTGCCGTCGATGGAAGCCTCCTGTCCGATGGCGGGTATGGCAGAAGCGCTTCAAGTGGACGCCGCCTGGGCCAAGATCACCGAGGCCGCACCCGACGAGGATATCATTCCGATCACGTACATGAACTCCTACGCGGATCTGAAGGCGTTCTGTGCGAGCCACGGCGGTCTCGTTTGCACGTCCTCGAACGCGCACAAAGCGTTCGAGTACGCCTTCGAGAAGGGAGATAAGGTCCTGTTCTTGCCGGACAAGCACCTCGGCGAGAACACCGCCCACCGACTCGACATGGCGGACGAAACCGTCGAGTGGGATCCCTGGGATCCCGACGGCAAAGACGCCGCTGCGGTCGTCGACAACGACATCATCCTCTGGAACGGCTACTGTCAGGTCCACGAGCGGTTCCGCGTCGACCACTTGGAGGAGGTTCGCGAATCGAACCCCGACGCGAAGGTCATCGTCCACCCCGAATGTCGCCGCGAGGTCGTCGAAGCCGCGGACAAAGCCGGCTCGACGGCGACTATTTGCGAGACGATCGAGAACGCAGATCCCGGCGACACGTGGGCGATCGGCACCGAGATTCACCTCACGAACCACCTCCAGCGCTGGCACCCCGAGGTGAACGTCGTCCCCCTCTGTGGCGACGCGTGCATGGACTGCAACGCGATGCGCCAGATCGACCCCAACTACCTCACCTGGGTCCTCGAGGAACTCTGTGCGGGGCGGGAACGCAACGTCATCGAGGTCGCTCCCGAGGAAAAAGAGATGGCGGGCCTCGCACTCGAGCGCATGCTCGAGATCTGA
- the gfo6 gene encoding D-xylose 1-dehydrogenase Gfo6 produces the protein MNVEECFEDFRRRDWERESVDGTVRLAVVGIGGFAENRAIPGVRAGTYCEPTVLVTGSPRRTRPVADEFGVDHVLAYDDYLAGELEGEYDAVYVSTPNAFHAKYARSAAERGKHVICEKPLETSAERAREIADACARAGVTLMTAYRLQLEPTVRRCRELVAAGVIGDVVQVHGGFSHPLLEFADADTWRLDPDLAGGGALVDLGIYPINTTRYLLDADPVSAYASTHSIDDPFDRVDEHVSVQLEFPGDATAACTASFDAHASSQLQVVGTNGMISVSSPFGGVVPQDIVVESGEMRTEYTGPPVDEVREEFDYFGYCVLTGTRPEPDGADAIVDLRIIDAAYESAETECRVVLDPSRSDASNADRGS, from the coding sequence ATGAACGTCGAGGAGTGCTTCGAGGACTTCCGGCGACGGGACTGGGAGCGCGAGTCCGTCGACGGAACGGTCCGGCTGGCGGTAGTCGGAATTGGCGGATTCGCCGAAAACCGCGCGATTCCCGGCGTCCGAGCCGGAACCTACTGCGAACCGACGGTTCTGGTGACCGGATCGCCCCGTCGAACGCGACCGGTCGCCGACGAGTTCGGCGTCGATCACGTCCTCGCGTACGACGACTATCTAGCGGGAGAACTCGAAGGCGAGTACGACGCCGTCTACGTCTCCACGCCGAACGCCTTTCACGCGAAATACGCCCGCTCTGCGGCCGAACGCGGTAAACACGTCATCTGCGAGAAACCGCTCGAGACGAGCGCCGAACGCGCCCGGGAGATCGCCGACGCCTGCGCGCGGGCCGGCGTAACGCTGATGACGGCCTACCGGCTCCAACTCGAGCCGACGGTTCGGCGGTGTCGCGAACTCGTCGCTGCCGGCGTTATCGGAGACGTCGTGCAGGTTCATGGCGGATTCTCCCACCCGCTGCTCGAGTTCGCCGACGCGGACACCTGGCGGCTCGATCCGGACCTCGCGGGCGGCGGCGCGCTGGTCGACCTCGGAATCTATCCGATCAACACCACTCGATACCTCCTCGACGCCGACCCGGTCTCGGCGTACGCCTCGACGCACTCGATCGACGATCCCTTCGACCGCGTCGACGAACACGTCTCAGTCCAGCTCGAGTTCCCGGGGGACGCGACGGCGGCCTGTACGGCGAGCTTCGACGCCCACGCGAGCAGTCAACTTCAGGTGGTCGGTACGAACGGGATGATCTCGGTCTCCTCGCCGTTCGGCGGCGTCGTCCCGCAGGACATCGTCGTCGAGAGCGGCGAGATGCGAACGGAGTACACCGGACCGCCGGTCGACGAAGTCCGCGAGGAGTTCGATTACTTCGGCTACTGCGTGCTGACGGGCACGCGCCCGGAGCCCGACGGAGCGGACGCCATTGTCGACCTTCGGATCATCGACGCCGCCTACGAATCCGCGGAGACGGAGTGTCGGGTCGTGCTGGATCCGTCTCGCAGCGACGCGTCGAACGCCGACCGCGGGTCTTAG
- a CDS encoding LLM class flavin-dependent oxidoreductase, with amino-acid sequence MKLDLIVSEFGGSQPADLATRAESLGYDRLWLTELWGENAAVQLAEMAAATDEIGLGTAIVNVYSRSPALLSMTANSLERASDGRFVLGTGVSTKKVIEDLHGESFDRPVRRAHETIELVRQFTAGDGERVRYDGELLEVADFPALEADVPLYHAGLGPANRRVVGRLCDGWIPHNIPFSGLEAAFETVADAARERGRDPDDVTVAPYVPTAASDDPEHAREILRRHVAYYVGSGEGYRNAVATEYEREAERIANAWRTGAREEATGMVTDEMVDDLGVAGDPATVRTRLRELAAESIVDRPIVVIPEPASESLREETVRAAAPKRD; translated from the coding sequence ATGAAGCTCGATTTGATCGTTTCCGAGTTCGGCGGATCGCAACCGGCCGACCTCGCAACGCGCGCGGAATCGCTCGGCTACGACAGGCTCTGGCTGACGGAACTCTGGGGCGAAAACGCCGCCGTCCAACTCGCCGAGATGGCGGCCGCGACCGACGAGATCGGCCTGGGGACGGCGATAGTCAATGTCTACTCGCGGTCGCCCGCCCTGCTCTCGATGACCGCCAACTCCCTCGAGCGAGCCTCAGACGGGCGGTTCGTCCTGGGAACGGGGGTCAGTACGAAGAAGGTGATCGAGGACCTCCACGGCGAGTCGTTCGACCGGCCGGTTCGGCGCGCCCACGAGACGATCGAACTCGTCCGGCAGTTTACCGCGGGCGACGGCGAGCGAGTGCGCTACGACGGCGAACTTCTCGAGGTCGCCGATTTTCCCGCGCTCGAGGCCGACGTGCCGCTCTATCACGCCGGGCTCGGGCCCGCGAACCGACGCGTCGTCGGACGGCTCTGTGACGGGTGGATACCGCACAACATCCCGTTTTCCGGACTCGAGGCGGCCTTCGAAACGGTGGCCGACGCCGCGCGAGAACGAGGGCGAGATCCCGACGACGTGACGGTCGCTCCCTACGTTCCGACGGCGGCGAGCGACGACCCCGAACACGCTCGAGAGATCCTGCGACGCCACGTTGCCTACTACGTCGGCAGCGGCGAGGGGTATCGAAACGCCGTCGCGACCGAATACGAACGCGAGGCAGAACGGATCGCAAACGCGTGGCGAACGGGCGCTCGAGAGGAGGCGACGGGGATGGTGACAGACGAGATGGTCGACGACCTCGGGGTCGCCGGCGACCCGGCGACGGTTCGAACTCGCCTCCGCGAGTTGGCGGCAGAATCGATCGTCGATCGGCCGATCGTCGTGATCCCCGAGCCGGCGAGCGAGTCCCTCCGAGAGGAGACGGTTCGAGCGGCCGCGCCGAAACGGGACTAA
- a CDS encoding methyl-accepting chemotaxis protein has translation MTGNRSSLTEGELPDAGADGSSSAEAGSTGQSDGETATADGTLARAGYTQLFNGIETPTFVLDTDGVIVEWSQTLAELTGASREEAVGHDRASEMFYPDGRRAKTLADKVLETPEGAHREHDVELRDPSVNRVGDTSTMIDQHGDERHIDFSATPLYDGDELIGVVEVVIDRTETINERDATTALISEVQQTTNSIKQGNLSARAQRKSAFSSLDPELVEVIDSINEMAQNLADITGQVNEHAEQMETATDEANEAATEIAQNVSQQNELIEDATTEIQSFAAEIEEVAAEANEVSAAAEASLETAEDGLEAGETTREATEEVVEIGNELSESVRELSEQIQDIDEVIEVISDIADETNLLAINATIEAAGSDQGGERFAVVADHVKELADETNQHADEITRSISELQAQSEKTASAVERSQDRIQHADEQIEQMHSSLEEISDSVEEAAHGISEVARVTDEQATSVEELTETLQTVRDRSDRSEEATQKIVETTNEQEQIMTTLIDRVDELTEADR, from the coding sequence ATGACAGGAAACCGTTCTTCACTTACTGAGGGGGAACTGCCGGATGCGGGTGCGGACGGATCTTCGTCCGCCGAGGCAGGCAGTACAGGGCAGTCCGACGGGGAGACAGCGACTGCCGATGGGACGTTGGCTCGAGCCGGCTACACGCAACTTTTCAACGGGATCGAGACGCCGACGTTCGTCCTCGATACCGACGGCGTGATCGTCGAGTGGAGTCAAACGCTCGCCGAGCTAACGGGCGCGAGCCGGGAGGAGGCGGTCGGTCACGACCGGGCCTCGGAGATGTTCTACCCCGACGGTCGCCGGGCGAAGACGCTCGCCGATAAGGTTCTCGAAACCCCTGAGGGAGCACACAGAGAGCACGACGTCGAACTCCGCGATCCGTCGGTCAATCGCGTCGGCGATACGAGTACGATGATCGACCAGCACGGTGACGAACGCCACATCGATTTTTCCGCGACGCCGCTTTACGACGGCGACGAACTGATCGGCGTCGTCGAAGTCGTCATCGATCGGACGGAGACGATCAACGAACGGGATGCCACGACGGCGTTGATCTCGGAGGTCCAGCAGACGACCAATTCGATCAAACAGGGCAACCTGTCCGCTCGAGCCCAGCGCAAGTCGGCATTTTCCTCGCTCGACCCCGAACTCGTCGAGGTGATCGACTCGATAAACGAGATGGCCCAGAACCTCGCGGATATTACCGGACAGGTCAACGAGCACGCAGAGCAGATGGAAACGGCGACCGACGAGGCCAACGAAGCGGCGACCGAAATCGCCCAGAACGTCTCTCAGCAAAACGAGTTGATCGAGGACGCGACGACCGAGATCCAGTCGTTCGCTGCCGAAATCGAAGAGGTCGCCGCCGAGGCAAACGAGGTGAGCGCGGCCGCCGAAGCCTCGCTCGAGACCGCAGAGGACGGCCTGGAAGCCGGCGAGACGACTCGCGAGGCCACTGAGGAGGTCGTCGAAATCGGGAACGAACTCTCCGAAAGCGTGCGGGAGCTATCCGAGCAGATCCAGGATATCGACGAGGTGATCGAAGTGATCTCGGACATCGCCGACGAGACGAACCTGCTCGCGATCAACGCGACCATCGAAGCCGCGGGCTCCGATCAGGGCGGTGAGCGCTTCGCCGTCGTCGCCGATCACGTCAAGGAACTCGCCGACGAGACCAACCAGCACGCAGACGAGATCACACGGAGTATCTCGGAGCTACAGGCCCAATCCGAGAAAACCGCCTCGGCCGTCGAACGCTCGCAGGATCGAATCCAGCACGCTGACGAACAGATCGAGCAGATGCACAGTTCACTCGAGGAAATCAGCGACTCCGTGGAGGAGGCGGCCCACGGCATTTCGGAAGTCGCCCGCGTGACCGACGAACAGGCGACGTCAGTCGAAGAGCTCACCGAAACGCTCCAGACAGTCCGGGATCGCTCCGATCGCTCGGAGGAGGCGACTCAGAAGATCGTCGAGACGACCAACGAGCAAGAACAGATCATGACGACGCTCATCGACCGCGTCGACGAGTTGACGGAAGCGGATCGCTGA
- the hmgA gene encoding hydroxymethylglutaryl-CoA reductase (NADPH), producing MTDASSLARGVREGDLRLHELEDHADHDTAAAARRLLLETETDADLEAIGSYGFEAEAAESAIENMLGAAQIPMGIAGPVSIDGGAASGEYYLPLATTEGALLASVNRGLSVLEDAGGVDARVTKHGMTRAPVFRVSGVVEAAETVEWVEENEPRLREAAEGTTNHGELIGLEPYVVGDSVFLRFAYDTKDAMGMNMATIATEAACEVVEAETPASLVALSGNLCSDKKPAAINAIEGRGRSVTADVVVPGELVEDRLHTTASAIVEANTRKNLVGSAKAGSLGFNAHAANVVAAVFLATGQDEAQVVEAANAITTMETRERADTTDLYASVSLASLEVGTVGGGTKLPTQAEALDIVGVRGGGDPAGSNADALAEVIATGALAGELSLLAALASNHLASAHEDLGR from the coding sequence ATGACAGACGCATCCTCTCTCGCTCGAGGCGTCCGCGAGGGCGACCTTCGATTGCACGAACTCGAAGATCACGCGGATCACGATACCGCCGCGGCCGCGCGGCGACTGTTGCTCGAGACCGAGACCGACGCGGATCTCGAGGCGATCGGTTCCTACGGCTTCGAGGCCGAGGCGGCCGAGTCGGCCATCGAGAACATGCTCGGAGCGGCCCAGATTCCGATGGGGATCGCCGGGCCGGTTTCGATCGACGGCGGCGCGGCCTCGGGCGAGTACTATCTCCCGCTCGCGACCACCGAAGGGGCGCTGCTCGCGTCCGTCAACCGTGGTCTCTCGGTGCTCGAGGACGCCGGCGGCGTCGACGCCCGGGTGACCAAACACGGGATGACCCGCGCGCCGGTCTTTCGGGTCTCGGGCGTCGTCGAGGCGGCCGAGACGGTCGAGTGGGTCGAGGAAAACGAACCGCGACTCCGCGAGGCGGCTGAGGGAACGACGAATCACGGCGAACTGATCGGCCTCGAGCCCTACGTCGTCGGCGACTCGGTGTTCCTGCGATTCGCCTACGACACGAAAGACGCGATGGGGATGAACATGGCGACGATCGCGACCGAAGCCGCCTGCGAGGTCGTCGAAGCGGAGACGCCCGCCTCGCTCGTGGCGCTCTCGGGAAATCTCTGTTCTGACAAGAAACCTGCCGCGATCAACGCAATCGAGGGGCGCGGGCGCTCGGTCACCGCGGACGTCGTCGTTCCGGGTGAACTGGTCGAGGACCGCCTCCACACCACCGCGTCGGCGATCGTCGAAGCGAACACGCGAAAGAACCTGGTCGGGAGCGCGAAAGCCGGGAGTCTCGGGTTCAACGCTCACGCGGCGAACGTCGTCGCCGCGGTTTTCCTCGCGACCGGACAGGACGAGGCGCAAGTCGTCGAAGCGGCCAACGCCATCACGACGATGGAGACCCGGGAGCGAGCCGACACCACCGACCTGTACGCGAGCGTCTCGCTGGCCTCTCTCGAGGTCGGTACCGTTGGCGGCGGCACGAAACTCCCGACGCAGGCCGAGGCCCTCGACATCGTCGGCGTCCGCGGCGGCGGCGACCCCGCGGGATCGAACGCCGACGCGCTCGCGGAAGTGATCGCCACCGGCGCGCTGGCCGGTGAACTCTCCCTGCTCGCCGCGCTTGCCTCGAACCACCTCGCGAGCGCTCACGAG